The Streptomyces sp. Mut1 genome window below encodes:
- a CDS encoding DNA-directed RNA polymerase subunit beta', translating to MLDVNFFDELRIGLATADDIRTWSHGEVKKPETINYRTLKPEKDGLFCEKIFGPTRDWECYCGKYKRVRFKGIICERCGVEVTRAKVRRERMGHIELAAPVTHIWYFKGVPSRLGYLLDLAPKDLEKVIYFAAYMITFVDEERRTRDLPSLEAHVSVERQQIENRRDSDLENRAKKLETDLAELEAEGAKADVRRKVREGAEREMKQLRDRAQREIDRLDEVWSRFKNLKVQDLEGDELLYRELRDRFGTYFDGCMGAAALQKRLESFDLDEEAERLREIIRTGKGQKKTRALKRLKVVSAFLQTSNKPKGMVLDCVPVIPPDLRPMVQLDGGRFATSDLNDLYRRVINRNNRLKRLLDLGAPEIIVNNEKRMLQEAVDALFDNGRRGRPVTGPGNRPLKSLSDMLKGKQGRFRQNLLGKRVDYSARSVIVVGPQLKLHQCGLPKAMALELFKPFVMKRLVDLNHAQNIKSAKRMVERGRTVVYDVLEEVIAEHPVLLNRAPTLHRLGIQAFEPQLVEGKAIQIHPLVCTAFNADFDGDQMAVHLPLSAEAQAEARILMLSSNNILKPADGRPVTMPTQDMVLGLFFLTTDGELRDTKGEGRAFGSTAEAIMAFDAGELALQSSVDIRFPVGTIPPRGWVPPVAEEGEPEYQPGDTFRLRTSLGRALFNELLPEDYPFVDYSVGKKQLSEIVNDLAERYPKVIVAATLDNLKAAGFHWATRSGVTVAISDVVVPEAKKAIVKGYEEQDEKVQKQYERGLITKDERTQELINIWTKATNEVAEAMNANFPKTNPIFMMVDSGARGNMMQMRQIAGMRGLVSNAKNETIPRPIKASFREGLTVLEYFISTHGARKGLADTALRTADSGYLTRRLVDVSQDVIIREEDCGTDRGLKLKIAVKGADGVLRKTEDVETSVYARMLAEDVVVDGKVIAPANVDLGDVLIDALVGAGVEEVKTRSVLTCESAVGTCAFCYGRSLATGKLVDIGEAVGIIAAQSIGEPGTQLTMRTFHTGGVAGDDITQGLPRVVELFEARTPKGVAPISESAGRVRIEETEKTKKLVVTPDDGSDEIPFPISKRARLLVGEGDHVEVGQKLTVGATNPHDVLRILGQRAVQVHLVGEVQKVYNSQGVSIHDKHIEIIIRQMLRRVTIIESGDAELLPGELVERSKFETENRRVVTEGGHPASGRPQLMGITKASLATESWLSAASFQETTRVLTDAAINAKSDSLIGLKENVIIGKLIPAGTGLSRYRNIRVEPTEEAKAAMYSAVGYDDIDYSPFGTGSGQAVPLEDYDYGPYNQ from the coding sequence GTGCTCGACGTCAACTTCTTCGACGAGCTGCGGATCGGCCTTGCCACCGCGGACGACATCCGGACCTGGTCCCACGGCGAGGTCAAGAAGCCGGAGACCATCAACTACCGCACCCTCAAGCCCGAAAAGGACGGACTCTTCTGCGAGAAGATCTTCGGTCCGACCCGGGACTGGGAGTGCTACTGCGGCAAGTACAAGCGTGTCCGCTTCAAGGGCATCATCTGTGAGCGCTGTGGCGTCGAGGTCACGCGCGCCAAGGTGCGCCGTGAGCGCATGGGCCACATCGAGCTCGCCGCTCCCGTCACCCACATCTGGTACTTCAAGGGTGTCCCGTCGCGTCTGGGCTACCTGCTGGACCTCGCGCCGAAGGACCTCGAAAAGGTCATCTACTTCGCCGCGTACATGATCACGTTCGTGGACGAGGAGCGCCGCACCCGCGACCTCCCGTCGCTGGAGGCGCACGTCTCCGTCGAGCGCCAGCAGATCGAGAACCGCCGCGACTCGGACCTCGAGAACCGCGCCAAGAAGCTTGAGACCGACCTGGCCGAGCTGGAGGCCGAGGGCGCCAAGGCCGACGTGCGCCGCAAGGTGCGCGAGGGTGCCGAGCGCGAGATGAAGCAGCTGCGCGACCGTGCGCAGCGCGAGATCGACCGCCTCGACGAGGTGTGGAGCCGCTTCAAGAACCTCAAGGTCCAGGACCTGGAGGGCGACGAGCTGCTCTACCGCGAGCTGCGTGACCGCTTCGGCACGTACTTCGACGGCTGCATGGGCGCCGCCGCGCTGCAGAAGCGGCTGGAGTCCTTCGACCTCGACGAGGAGGCCGAGCGCCTCCGCGAGATCATCCGTACCGGCAAGGGCCAGAAGAAGACCCGTGCGCTCAAGCGCCTCAAGGTCGTCTCCGCGTTCCTTCAGACGAGTAACAAGCCCAAGGGCATGGTGCTCGACTGCGTACCGGTCATCCCGCCGGACCTGCGTCCGATGGTGCAGCTGGACGGTGGCCGCTTCGCGACCTCCGACCTGAACGACCTGTACCGCCGTGTGATCAACCGCAACAACCGCCTCAAGCGGCTTCTCGACCTCGGCGCGCCCGAGATCATCGTGAACAACGAGAAGCGCATGCTCCAGGAGGCCGTCGACGCGCTGTTCGACAACGGCCGCCGCGGTCGTCCGGTCACCGGTCCCGGTAACCGTCCCCTGAAGTCCCTCAGCGACATGCTGAAGGGCAAGCAGGGGCGTTTCCGTCAGAACCTGCTCGGCAAGCGTGTGGACTACTCCGCGCGTTCCGTGATCGTCGTCGGTCCGCAGCTCAAGCTGCACCAGTGCGGTCTGCCGAAGGCGATGGCGCTGGAGCTCTTCAAGCCGTTCGTGATGAAGCGCCTGGTGGACCTGAACCACGCGCAGAACATCAAGTCGGCCAAGCGCATGGTCGAGCGCGGCCGCACCGTGGTGTACGACGTCCTCGAAGAGGTCATCGCCGAGCACCCGGTGCTGCTGAACCGTGCGCCCACCCTGCACCGCCTCGGCATCCAGGCCTTCGAGCCGCAGCTGGTCGAGGGCAAGGCCATCCAGATCCACCCGCTCGTCTGCACCGCGTTCAACGCGGACTTCGACGGTGACCAGATGGCCGTGCACCTGCCGCTGTCCGCGGAGGCGCAGGCCGAGGCCCGCATCCTGATGCTGTCCTCGAACAACATCCTGAAGCCGGCCGACGGTCGTCCCGTCACCATGCCGACCCAGGACATGGTGCTGGGCCTGTTCTTCCTGACCACCGACGGCGAGCTCCGTGACACCAAGGGCGAGGGCCGTGCGTTCGGCTCCACGGCCGAGGCGATCATGGCGTTCGACGCCGGCGAGCTGGCGCTCCAGTCGTCCGTCGACATCCGCTTCCCGGTGGGCACCATCCCGCCGCGTGGCTGGGTGCCGCCGGTCGCCGAGGAGGGCGAGCCCGAGTACCAGCCGGGCGACACCTTCCGGCTGCGGACGAGCCTGGGCCGCGCGCTCTTCAACGAGCTGCTGCCCGAGGACTACCCGTTCGTCGACTACTCGGTCGGCAAGAAGCAGCTCTCCGAGATCGTCAACGACCTCGCCGAGCGCTACCCCAAGGTCATCGTGGCGGCAACGCTCGACAACCTGAAGGCGGCGGGCTTCCACTGGGCGACCCGTTCGGGCGTCACCGTGGCCATCTCCGACGTCGTCGTGCCCGAGGCCAAGAAGGCCATCGTCAAGGGCTACGAGGAGCAGGACGAGAAGGTCCAGAAGCAGTACGAGCGCGGTCTGATCACCAAGGACGAGCGCACGCAGGAGCTCATCAACATCTGGACCAAGGCGACCAACGAGGTTGCCGAGGCCATGAACGCGAACTTCCCCAAGACGAACCCCATCTTCATGATGGTTGACTCGGGTGCCCGAGGAAACATGATGCAGATGCGTCAGATCGCCGGTATGCGTGGTCTGGTGTCCAACGCCAAGAACGAGACGATTCCGCGTCCCATCAAGGCGTCCTTCCGTGAGGGCCTCACCGTTCTGGAGTACTTCATCTCCACGCACGGTGCCCGTAAGGGTCTGGCGGACACCGCCCTGCGTACCGCTGACTCGGGTTACCTGACCCGTCGTCTGGTGGACGTCTCGCAGGACGTGATCATTCGCGAGGAGGACTGCGGCACCGACCGCGGCCTCAAGCTGAAGATCGCCGTCAAGGGCGCCGACGGCGTGCTCCGCAAGACGGAGGACGTCGAGACCTCGGTCTACGCCCGCATGCTCGCCGAGGACGTCGTCGTGGACGGCAAGGTCATCGCGCCTGCCAACGTCGACCTCGGTGACGTCCTGATCGACGCCCTGGTGGGCGCCGGCGTCGAGGAGGTCAAGACCCGCTCGGTCCTGACCTGTGAGTCCGCGGTCGGCACCTGTGCCTTCTGCTACGGACGCTCGCTCGCCACCGGCAAGCTGGTCGACATCGGTGAGGCGGTCGGCATCATCGCCGCCCAGTCCATCGGTGAGCCCGGCACCCAGCTGACGATGCGTACCTTCCACACCGGTGGTGTGGCCGGTGACGACATCACCCAGGGTCTGCCCCGAGTCGTCGAGCTCTTCGAAGCCCGTACGCCCAAGGGTGTCGCCCCGATCTCGGAGTCCGCGGGCCGGGTCCGGATCGAGGAGACCGAGAAGACCAAGAAGCTCGTGGTCACGCCGGACGACGGCAGCGACGAGATCCCCTTCCCGATCTCCAAGCGTGCCCGTCTGCTGGTCGGCGAGGGCGACCACGTCGAGGTGGGCCAGAAGCTCACCGTGGGTGCCACCAACCCGCACGACGTGCTGCGCATCCTCGGTCAGCGCGCGGTCCAGGTCCACCTGGTCGGCGAGGTCCAGAAGGTCTACAACTCGCAGGGCGTGTCGATCCACGACAAGCACATCGAGATCATCATCCGGCAGATGCTCCGCCGCGTGACGATCATCGAGTCCGGCGACGCGGAACTGCTGCCGGGCGAGCTCGTCGAGCGCTCGAAGTTCGAGACCGAGAACCGTCGTGTGGTCACCGAGGGCGGTCACCCCGCCTCCGGCCGTCCGCAGCTGATGGGTATCACCAAGGCCTCGCTGGCGACGGAGTCGTGGCTGTCCGCGGCCTCCTTCCAGGAGACGACCAGGGTCCTGACGGACGCGGCGATCAACGCCAAGTCCGACTCCCTGATCGGCCTCAAGGAGAACGTCATCATCGGTAAGCTCATCCCGGCCGGTACGGGTCTGTCCCGCTACCGCAACATCCGGGTCGAGCCGACCGAGGAGGCCAAGGCCGCGATGTACTCGGCCGTCGGCTACGACGACATCGACTACTCGCCGTTCGGCACGGGCTCCGGCCAGGCCGTTCCGCTGGAGGACTACGACTACGGTCCGTACAACCAGTAA
- the rpoB gene encoding DNA-directed RNA polymerase subunit beta, producing the protein MAASRNASTANTNNGASTAPLRISFAKIKEPLEVPNLLALQTESFDWLLGNAAWKARVEAALDSGQDVPTKSGLEEIFEEISPIEDFSGSMSLTFRDHRFEPPKNSIDECKERDFTFAAPLFVTAEFTNNETGEIKSQTVFMGDFPLMTNKGTFVINGTERVVVSQLVRSPGVYFDSSIDKTSDKDIFSAKIIPSRGAWLEMEIDKRDMVGVRIDRKRKQSVTVLLKALGWSTEQILEEFGEYESMRATLEKDHTQGQDDALLDIYRKLRPGEPPTREAAQTLLENLYFNPKRYDLAKVGRYKVNKKLGADEPLDAGVLTTDDVIATIKYLVKLHAGETETVGESGRSIVVETDDIDHFGNRRLRNVGELIQNQVRTGLARMERVVRERMTTQDVEAITPQTLINIRPVVASIKEFFGTSQLSQFMDQNNPLSGLTHKRRLSALGPGGLSRERAGFEVRDVHPSHYGRMCPIETPEGPNIGLIGSLASYGRVNAFGFIETPYRKVVDGQVTDEVDYITADEEDRFVIAQANATLSDELRFTEPRVLVRRRGGEVDYVPGAEVDYMDVSPRQMVSVATAMIPFLEHDDANRALMGANMMRQAVPLIKSEAPLVGTGMEYRCATDAGDVLKAEKDGVVQEVSADYITVTNDDGTYTTYRIAKFMRSNQGTSVNQKVVVSEGDRVIEGQVLADGPATENGEMALGKNLLVAFMPWEGHNYEDAIILSQRLVQDDVLSSIHIEEHEVDARDTKLGPEEITRDIPNVSEEVLADLDERGIIRIGAEVVAGDILVGKVTPKGETELTPEERLLRAIFGEKAREVRDTSLKVPHGEIGKVIGVRVFDREEGDELPPGVNQLVRVYVAQKRKITDGDKLAGRHGNKGVISKILPIEDMPFLEDGTPVDIILNPLGVPSRMNPGQVLEIHLGWLASRGWDVSGLGDEWAKRLQAIGADQVAPGTNVATPVFDGAREDEISGLFEATIPNRDGARLVQPSGKAKLFDGRSGEPFPDPVSVGFMYILKLHHLVDDKLHARSTGPYSMITQQPLGGKAQFGGQRFGEMEVWALEAYGAAYALQELLTIKSDDVTGRVKVYEAIVKGENIPEPGIPESFKVLIKEMQSLCLNVEVLSSDGMSIEMRDTDEDVFRAAEELGIDLSRREPSSVEEV; encoded by the coding sequence TTGGCCGCCTCGCGCAACGCCTCGACCGCGAATACGAACAACGGCGCCAGCACCGCCCCGCTGCGCATCTCTTTTGCAAAGATCAAGGAGCCCCTCGAGGTTCCGAACCTCCTCGCGCTGCAGACCGAGAGCTTTGACTGGCTCCTCGGCAACGCCGCCTGGAAGGCTCGCGTCGAGGCTGCTCTGGACAGTGGACAAGACGTCCCCACCAAGTCCGGCCTGGAGGAGATCTTCGAGGAGATCTCACCGATCGAGGACTTCTCCGGGTCGATGTCGCTTACGTTCCGCGACCACCGCTTCGAGCCCCCCAAGAACTCGATCGACGAGTGCAAGGAGCGCGACTTCACGTTCGCCGCCCCGCTCTTCGTCACGGCCGAGTTCACCAACAACGAGACCGGCGAGATCAAGTCCCAGACGGTCTTCATGGGCGACTTCCCGCTCATGACCAACAAGGGCACCTTCGTCATCAACGGCACCGAGCGTGTCGTGGTGTCGCAGCTGGTCCGCTCGCCGGGTGTCTACTTCGACTCGTCGATCGACAAGACGTCCGACAAGGACATCTTCTCCGCCAAGATCATCCCCTCCCGGGGTGCCTGGCTGGAGATGGAGATCGACAAGCGCGACATGGTCGGTGTCCGCATCGACCGCAAGCGCAAGCAGTCCGTCACCGTCCTCCTGAAGGCTCTCGGCTGGAGCACCGAGCAGATCCTCGAGGAGTTCGGCGAGTACGAGTCCATGCGCGCCACCCTGGAGAAGGACCACACCCAGGGCCAGGACGACGCGCTGCTCGACATCTACCGCAAGCTCCGTCCGGGCGAGCCGCCCACCCGCGAGGCCGCTCAGACGCTGCTGGAGAACCTCTACTTCAACCCGAAGCGCTACGACCTCGCGAAGGTCGGCCGCTACAAGGTGAACAAGAAGCTCGGCGCGGACGAGCCGCTGGACGCCGGCGTGCTCACCACCGACGACGTCATCGCGACCATCAAGTACCTGGTCAAGCTGCACGCCGGTGAGACCGAGACGGTGGGCGAGTCCGGCCGTTCGATCGTCGTCGAGACCGACGACATCGACCACTTCGGCAACCGCCGTCTGCGCAACGTCGGCGAGCTCATCCAGAACCAGGTCCGTACGGGTCTGGCCAGGATGGAGCGCGTCGTGCGTGAGCGCATGACGACCCAGGACGTCGAGGCGATCACGCCGCAGACCCTGATCAACATCCGGCCGGTCGTCGCCTCCATCAAGGAGTTCTTCGGCACCAGCCAGCTGTCGCAGTTCATGGACCAGAACAACCCGCTGTCGGGTCTCACCCACAAGCGCCGCCTGTCGGCTCTTGGCCCGGGTGGTCTCTCCCGTGAGCGGGCCGGCTTCGAGGTCCGTGACGTGCACCCGTCCCACTACGGACGTATGTGCCCGATCGAGACCCCTGAAGGCCCGAACATCGGTCTGATCGGTTCGCTCGCCTCGTACGGCCGCGTCAACGCGTTCGGCTTCATCGAGACGCCGTACCGCAAGGTCGTCGATGGCCAGGTCACCGACGAGGTCGACTACATCACGGCCGACGAGGAAGACCGTTTCGTCATCGCCCAGGCGAACGCGACGCTCTCCGACGAGCTGCGCTTCACCGAGCCCCGCGTCCTGGTCCGCCGCCGCGGCGGCGAGGTCGACTACGTGCCCGGCGCGGAGGTCGACTACATGGACGTCTCGCCGCGCCAGATGGTGTCCGTCGCCACCGCGATGATCCCGTTCCTGGAGCACGACGACGCCAACCGTGCCCTCATGGGCGCGAACATGATGCGTCAGGCGGTGCCGCTCATCAAGAGCGAGGCCCCGCTCGTCGGCACCGGCATGGAGTACCGCTGCGCCACCGACGCCGGTGACGTGCTGAAGGCCGAGAAGGACGGTGTGGTCCAGGAGGTCTCCGCGGACTACATCACCGTGACCAACGACGACGGCACGTACACCACGTACCGCATCGCGAAGTTCATGCGCTCCAACCAGGGCACCTCGGTCAACCAGAAGGTCGTCGTCTCCGAGGGCGACCGGGTCATCGAGGGCCAGGTGCTCGCCGACGGTCCGGCCACCGAGAACGGTGAGATGGCGCTCGGCAAGAACCTGCTCGTGGCGTTCATGCCGTGGGAGGGTCACAACTACGAGGACGCGATCATCCTGTCGCAGCGCCTCGTGCAGGACGACGTCCTCTCCTCGATCCACATCGAGGAGCACGAGGTCGACGCCCGTGACACCAAGCTCGGCCCCGAGGAGATCACCCGGGACATCCCGAACGTCTCCGAGGAGGTCCTCGCCGACCTCGACGAGCGCGGCATCATCCGTATCGGTGCCGAGGTCGTCGCCGGTGACATCCTCGTCGGCAAGGTCACGCCCAAGGGTGAGACCGAGCTGACCCCCGAGGAGCGCCTGCTCCGCGCGATCTTCGGTGAGAAGGCGCGCGAGGTGCGCGACACCTCGCTGAAGGTGCCGCACGGTGAGATCGGCAAGGTCATCGGCGTCCGCGTCTTCGACCGCGAAGAGGGCGACGAGCTGCCGCCGGGCGTGAACCAGCTGGTCCGCGTCTACGTCGCGCAGAAGCGCAAGATCACCGACGGTGACAAGCTCGCCGGCCGTCACGGCAACAAGGGCGTCATCTCGAAGATCCTGCCGATCGAGGACATGCCGTTCCTGGAGGACGGCACCCCGGTCGACATCATCCTCAACCCGCTGGGTGTCCCGTCCCGAATGAACCCGGGACAGGTCCTGGAGATCCACCTCGGCTGGCTCGCCAGCCGCGGCTGGGACGTCTCCGGTCTCGGTGACGAGTGGGCCAAGCGGCTCCAGGCCATCGGCGCCGACCAGGTCGCCCCCGGCACCAACGTCGCCACGCCCGTCTTCGACGGTGCGCGCGAGGACGAGATCTCCGGTCTCTTCGAGGCCACGATCCCCAACCGCGACGGCGCCCGCCTGGTGCAGCCCTCCGGCAAGGCCAAGCTGTTCGACGGCCGCTCCGGCGAGCCGTTCCCGGACCCGGTCTCGGTCGGGTTCATGTACATCCTCAAGCTGCACCACCTGGTCGACGACAAGCTCCACGCCCGTTCGACCGGCCCGTACTCCATGATCACGCAGCAGCCGCTGGGTGGTAAGGCGCAGTTCGGTGGGCAGCGATTCGGTGAGATGGAGGTGTGGGCCCTTGAGGCCTACGGCGCCGCGTACGCCCTCCAGGAACTGCTGACGATCAAGTCCGACGACGTCACCGGCCGCGTGAAGGTCTACGAGGCGATCGTCAAGGGCGAGAACATCCCCGAGCCCGGCATTCCCGAGTCCTTCAAGGTGCTCATCAAGGAAATGCAGTCGCTCTGCCTCAACGTGGAGGTGCTCTCCTCGGACGGCATGTCCATCGAGATGCGTGACACGGACGAGGACGTCTTCCGCGCGGCGGAGGAGCTCGGTATCGACCTGTCCCGGCGCGAGCCGAGCAGCGTCGAAGAGGTCTGA